The DNA segment TAATTTCCTGGTTCTATTGTTGTATAAATCAATGTCATctcttcaaattttcatttcccaAATTTGCGAAAGTTCTGCAAGGTGAATCTACTGATTTAATGAAaccattttttctaattttttatttttcaaattgatTCAAGGTGGCCAGATCCATTGGGAAATGGATGTGCACCAATAGGATTGAAATTTCAGTTGTTGGAATTGCTGGTTGAGTTTTGTATTATTAACTTATATGATTAAGTTTTtactattataaataaatatttttaaaataaaattattatttgtatttaaaaataattgaaaaataaaattttgtttaaaaaaaataaattacttttaaattttaatcaaataatgcaAAGTTATTACATgtgaatttgaattttatttaaaaaaattacgaATAGCTCTAAAAATCTCTCAAAAGAATCCGTAATAACGACACCGGGCATGTTTGGAAAGCCCTACTAGGCCCACCGCTTCACCATCCCAATCTCTGGTGAATTCCATACTTCCATTCTTCAAAGTTCAAATAGAAGCCTTCGGGCACAACACAAGTCACCGGAAACAGAAACCATGGCTACTTGTTTTCGAGCTCTACCAATAAACTATTCAATACCATCTTCAACTTTTAATTCTCAATCACTCAAAAGAAGAAATCTCAGAATTAATTGCTCTTCAATTGATGCAAGAAATTCGGCTAAGATTCCTATGCCCCCAATAAACCCTAAAGATCCTTTTCTCTCAAAGCTAGCTGCCGTGGCTGCCAATTCACCTGAAAAGCTTCTTGAGCGACCTGTGAGTTCTAATACGCTGCCGTATCTTGACCTCTTCGACTCTTCCCAGCTCATGGCCACCCCCGCTCAAGTAAGCTTCTCTCGCTGCAATTTTCAAGttgattatttatttagtttattattattattattattattagtagtaGTGTTTTTCCGGTTTCGTaacattggtttgaaaatgatttTTATCGGTTGAATTAGGTGGAACGATCAGTGTCGTACAATGAGCACCGGCCGAGGAAGCCACCACCGGACTTGCCTTCATTACTTCTCCATGGGAGAATAGTTTATATTGGCATGCCTGTAAGCTTGTCATTTAGGGATTTGGCTTTAGTTCTTAATTATGTTTTAGCGAAAGTGCACTCTCACTATTCACTTGGTTGCTAGGTACTTACATGAACAAAAGATATCCTGATTTAGAAAAAATGTCTAAGCCTAGTGAGTGTGATGATCAGTCTTGTCAAAAGTGTTTAACGTGCTTGACAATTGTCATAATAGCTATGATAAAGTATTGAAGACTGATTTCTTTTCTGCACTTATTGGTCTTTCTTGCATTTTAGCTTCACCCTTAGAGTTGGTATGACAGTATCATTTATTGTAAAAAGTACATCATTTAGTATCTATTTTTTCTTGAGCGATATGTATTTGCTTATTTAAAGGTAGAAGCGATGGTCAGTCTGAACGTCCATATATTTTGATACTAAGCAATATGGTTTATAATTGCCCTCCCTATCACGTTGTTTGTGAATCCATTCAAAATGTTTAACATTTGTTTCATAATTTCGTTCAGCTGGTGCCTGCTGTCACAGAGCTCGTTGTTGCTGAATTGATGTACTTGCAGTGGATGGATCCCAAACAACCAATTTATATGTACATAAATTCCACAGGAACGACACGTGATGATGGTGAAACAGTAAGATTTGCGTTAGACATTGGAATATATCATCATATTGGAATATATCATCATACTTTTGAAATGAGATATGCTCAAGGATTTGTATTCTGACAATCTCTTCAATCTCCAAAATGGAAGTTTGCTTGCATCTAATCCTCTCCAAAACCCCATGATGGTGGGAGCCTTGCACTATGCTGTGCTTTTCTACATGTTTGTACTTGACATATTGTAGGTATAAATAGC comes from the Hevea brasiliensis isolate MT/VB/25A 57/8 chromosome 5, ASM3005281v1, whole genome shotgun sequence genome and includes:
- the LOC110651234 gene encoding ATP-dependent Clp protease proteolytic subunit-related protein 3, chloroplastic, giving the protein MATCFRALPINYSIPSSTFNSQSLKRRNLRINCSSIDARNSAKIPMPPINPKDPFLSKLAAVAANSPEKLLERPVSSNTLPYLDLFDSSQLMATPAQVERSVSYNEHRPRKPPPDLPSLLLHGRIVYIGMPLVPAVTELVVAELMYLQWMDPKQPIYMYINSTGTTRDDGETVGMETEGFAIYDSMMQLKNEIHTVAVGAAIGQACLLLAAGTKGKRFMMPHAKAMIQQPKVPSSGLMPASDVLIRAKEAITNRDTLIELLAKHTENSVETVANVMKRPFYMDSRRAKDFGVIDKILWRGQEKIMADVVPPEEWDRMAGIKIADPF